The proteins below are encoded in one region of Drosophila santomea strain STO CAGO 1482 chromosome 2R, Prin_Dsan_1.1, whole genome shotgun sequence:
- the LOC120446505 gene encoding LOW QUALITY PROTEIN: uncharacterized protein LOC120446505 (The sequence of the model RefSeq protein was modified relative to this genomic sequence to represent the inferred CDS: substituted 2 bases at 2 genomic stop codons), with translation MASANHRGGGGRGGGGAVAGAGADGNAIVGLQIGSAWFQRKINLRPQHRGVHLVTEEILRQMPELAHFSVGLCHMQILHTSASLALNESWDPDVRDDMEMMLNKIVPEGLPYRHSCEGPDDMPAHVKACFLGSSLTIPITDGKLSLGTWQGVWLCEHRDQAGSRKLVITLTGCPREQARSPLSPVSPIASTSSXGRPRSTRDSRXSRGSDNNAIISSRRLILQKNMAKANLAQQRAAAVIAAGRGGLGGGHQDALAPPNIPGMETKTGRLLLRQQLHLNLNLNVQETLRDGVDIDDVDEDVDEDLDLETVTTVPLNNEQLNAKVTTTTSSSSAASSALAKFNRIIDSTLERPPVAVDYSGLPQLSSATLQQRFNLAYPELVIQQQQKQQQQQQQQQQQHDATKQISSLQGNPKLDRGTDAVASTPLTLQAPKTPATATKEQLDLGLPHDDTDVVDHDDHPHHDEDNQTKRNDVHYLLKQLNSFSDIEEIEIVDMKQRGQRPPMASSSLATMMPPPSPAPPASPSTQSHRLGPRFASSGDSSLVLPQHQFDDYLFESCHYLETNYFAATYRTAMVESSSHEFRPSTNSSSNSFELHEMEAPSVICKAGVPPPLVASHPGHRGHPPPRYQFEYQAETRLTTSGVQTELTVESLAKMSNCSGSSSSSTTRAPPIFRCCYTPIDRWRERRQHQKSSSASSTAAQPPKNV, from the exons ATGGCCTCTGCCAACCATCGCGGCGGCGGAGGACGAGGTGGAGGTGGTGCTGTCGCCGGAGCCGGAGCGGATGGCAATGCGATTGTGGGCCTGCAGATCGGTTCCGCCTGGTTTCAGCGTAAGATCAACCTGAGGCCGCAGCACCGCGGCGTCCACCTGGTCACCGAGGAGATACTCCGACAGATGCCGGAGCTGGCGCACTTCTCAGTGGGATTATGTCACATGCAAA TTCTTCACACCTCGGCGAGTTTAGCGCTAAACGAAAGCTGGGATCCAGACGTCAG AGACGACATGGAAATGATGTTGAATAAAATAGTTCCCGAGGGTTTGCCCTACAGGCATTCGTGCGAGGGACCCGACGATATG CCCGCGCACGTGAAGGCCTGCTTCCTCGGCAGCTCCCTGACAATCCCGATCACTGACGGCAAGCTGTCGCTGGGAACATGGCAGGGCGTTTGGCTTTGCGAGCACCGCGACCAGGCCGGATCCCGGAAGCTGGTGATCACGCTGACCGGATGTCCGCGCGAACAGGCCCGCAGTCCGCTGTCACCCGTCTCGCCGATCGCCAGCACGTCCAGTTAGGGGCGGCCTCGCTCCACCCGCGACAGCCGGTAATCGCGGGGGAGCGACAATAATGCCATCATTTCGTCGAGGCGGCTGATACTGCAGAAGAACATGGCTAAGGCGAACCTGGCGCAGCAGCGGGCGGCGGCGGTGATTGCCGCCGGTCGGGGAGGCTTGGGTGGTGGTCACCAGGATGCCCTGGCGCCACCCAATATCCCCGGCATGGAGACTAAGACCGGTCGCCTTCTGCTCCGCCAGCAGCTGCACCTCAATCTCAATCTGAATGTGCAGGAAACGTTGCGCGATGGCGTCGATATCGAtgatgtggatgaggatgtCGACGAGGACCTAGACCTAGAAACCGTCACAACAGTGCCTCTTAACAATGAACAACTTAATGCTAAGGTCACCACCACAACATCCAGTTCATCAGCAGCGAGCAGTGCATTAGCTAAATTCAATCGTATCATAGACTCCACATTGGAGCGACCACCAGTGGCCGTTGACTACTCCGGATTGCCCCAGCTGAGCAGCGCCACACTGCAGCAGCGCTTCAACCTGGCCTATCCGGAGTTGGTGatccaacagcagcagaagcagcaacagcagcagcaacagcagcagcagcaacatgatGCGACCAAGCAGATCAGCAGCCTCCAGGGGAACCCCAAATTGGATCGTGGAACGGACGCCGTTGCCAGCACTCCATTAACACTTCAAGCACCCAAAACTCCAGCAACGGCGACGAAGGAGCAACTGGATTTGGGGCTTCCCCACGACGATACAGACGTCGTCGACCACGATGATCATCCCCACCACGACGAGGATAatcaaacgaaacgaaatgatGTGCATTATTTGTTGAAACAGTTGAATAGTTTTAGTGACATAGAAGAAATAGAAATTGTTGATATGAAGCAAAGAGGTCAGCGGCCGCCGATGGCGTCCAGTTCGTTGGCCACCATGATGCCGCCGCCCTCGCCTGCACCGCCGGCCTCCCCATCCACGCAGTCACATAGACTGGGTCCGCGGTTTGCCTCCTCCGGCGACAGTTCGCTGGTCCTGCCGCAGCACCAGTTCGACGACTACCTGTTCGAGTCCTGCCACTACCTGGAGACAAACTATTTTGCCGCCACATACCGCACTGCCATGGTCGAGAGCAGCTCCCACGAGTTCCGGCCCTCGACCAACAGCAGCTCGAACAGCTTCGAGCTGCACGAGATGGAGGCGCCCAGTGTCATCTGCAAGGCGGGGGTGCCGCCTCCACTGGTTGCCAGTCATCCAGGTCATCGAGGTCATCCGCCGCCGCGATACCAATTCGAGTACCAAGCGGAGACCCGGCTGACCACCAGTGGGGTGCAGACGGAGCTCACCGTCGAATCGCTGGCCAAGATGAGCAACTGCAGCGGGAGCAGCTCCTCCTCTACGACGAGGGCTCCTCCCATCTTCCGGTGCTGCTACACGCCCATCGATCGCTGGCGGGAGAGAAGGCAGCATCAGAAGagctcctccgcctcctcgaCCGCCGCACAGCCGCCCAAGAACGTCTGA